From one Danio rerio strain Tuebingen ecotype United States chromosome 19, GRCz12tu, whole genome shotgun sequence genomic stretch:
- the si:ch1073-205c8.3 gene encoding NEDD8-conjugating enzyme Ubc12, with protein MIKLFSLKQQKKDEESAGGPRAGGGGKKASAAQLRIQKDINELNLPKTCEIVFPDQDDLLNFKLIISPDEGFYKGGKFVFSFKVGQGYPHDPPKVKCETMVYHPNIDLEGNVCLNILREDWKPVLTINSIIYGLQYLFLEPNPEDPLNKEAAEVLQTNRRLFEQNVQRSLRGGYVGATYFERCLK; from the exons ATGATCAAGCTTTTCTCGCTGAAGCAGCAGAAGAAGGACGAGGAGTCAGCCGGCGGGCCGCGCGCGGGGGGCGGCGGGAAGAAGGCGAGCGCGGCCCAGCTGCGGATACAGAAGg ACATCAATGAGCTGAACCTCCCGAAGACCTGCGAGATCGTCTTTCCAGACCAGGACGACCTGCTGAACTTTAAGCTCATCATCTCTCCAGACgag GGTTTCTATAAAGGAGGGAAGTTCGTCTTCAGTTTTAAG GTAGGGCAGGGTTATCCGCACGACCCCCCCAAAGTCAAGTGTGAAACGATGGTTTATCACCCCAACATTGACCTGGAGGGAAACGTCTGTCTAAATATACTGAG AGAAGACTGGAAACCGGTGCTGACCATTAACTCCATCATATACGGACTACAGTACCTGTTCCTC GAGCCCAATCCTGAAGACCCGCTGAATAAAGAGGCAGCAGAGGTTCTGCAGACGAACCGGCGACTCTTCGAGCAGAACGTCCAGCGGTCGCTGCGGGGCGGATACGTGGGCGCCACCTACTTCGAGCGCTGCCTGAAATAG
- the zgc:158376 gene encoding F-box/LRR-repeat protein 19 isoform X3 — protein sequence MSGSKALGGARRRRTRCRRCQACMRTECGECHFCKDMKKFGGPGRMKQSCLLRQCTAPVLPHTAVCFACGEAGKEDTVESEEEKFSLSLMECTICNEIIHPSCLKMGKSEGIINDEIPNCWECPKCHKEGKTSKDQTDGLGKRRMDNGEVSRWKLTDEPPASKKKSLSVEDAPRSDGPKRKKEKELPQDSGSKKKIKGAREKHLKKQKVKPNSSDSSEANGPNSSSGGGHGSGTAAASALLSASQDQRSHQREKLERFKRMCQLLERVRDSSSSSSSSSESDSESDSDSPSPIAASEPSSPAYGGSARERNRRLAELGFSASEESEGESVAEVEVEGVEEPQRRRGDGARVRRAALEPEPEEEEEGVGDHRAAPAAPASPQPNTQTPPFTHTHSTVQMRFTSAPPPSPCMNQSVTLTLGAALIIL from the exons ATGTCTGGCAGTAAGGCGCTGGGCGGCGCGCGGCGGCGGCGGACTCGTTGCCGGCGCTGTCAGGCGTGTATGCGGACGGAGTGTGGCGAGTGCCATTTCTGCAAAGACATGAAGAAGTTTGGAGGCCCGGGACGCATGAAGCAGTCGTGTCTGCTACGGCAGTGCACTGCA CCGGTGCTGCCACACACAGCCGTGTGTTTTGCATGTGGTGAAGCAGGAAAGGAGGATACGGTGGAGTCTGAGGAGGAGAAGTTCAGCCTGTCCCTGATGGAGTGCACCATCTGCAATGAGATCATCCACCCCAGCTGCCTGAAG ATGGGAAAGTCTGAAGGCATCATCAACGACGAGATCCCGAACTGCTGGGAGTGCCCGAAGTGCCACAAGGAAGGAAAGACCAGTAAG GATCAGACAGACGGGCTGGGAAAGCGGCGCATGGATAATGGAGAAGTGAGCCGCTGGAAGCTGACGGATGAGCCTCCGGCCAGTAAGAAGAAGAGTCTCTCTGTGGAGGACGCGCCGCGCTCAGATGGACCCAAACGCAAGAAGGAGAAGGAGCTTCCGCAGGACAGTGGCTCCAAGAAGAAG ATTAAAGGTGCCCGTGAGAAACACCTGAAGAAG cagaaAGTGAAACCCAACTCCTCAGACTCCTCTGAGGCAAATGGGCCCAACTCCTCATCGGGCGGCGGGCATGGTTCGGGCACTGCAGCGGCATCGGCCTTGCTATCCGCCAGCCAGGACCAGCGATCGCACCAGCGAGAGAAGCTGGAGCGCTTCAAGAGGATGTGCCAGCTGCTGGAGCGGGTGCGGGactccagctcctcctcctcgtccAGCTCAGAGTCGGACTCGGAGTCAGACTCGGACTCTCCGTCGCCCATCGCTGCCTCTGAGCCCTCCTCTCCGGCCTACGGGGGCAGCGCCCGCGAGCGGAACCGGCGACTGGCAGAGCTGGGCTTCAGTGCCAGTGAGGAGTCTGAGGGTGAGAGCGTGGCAGAGGTGGAGGTGGAGGGCGTGGAGGAGCCGCAGCGCCGCAGGGGAGATGGTGCCCGGGTGCGCAGGGCAGCGCTGGAGCCTGAGccagaggaggaggaagagggcgTGGGGGACCATAGAGCTGCACCCGCGGCCCCCGCCTCACCGCAGCCAAACACACAGACTCcacccttcacacacacacactccacgg
- the zgc:158376 gene encoding F-box/LRR-repeat protein 19 isoform X4 produces MSGSKALGGARRRRTRCRRCQACMRTECGECHFCKDMKKFGGPGRMKQSCLLRQCTAPVLPHTAVCFACGEAGKEDTVESEEEKFSLSLMECTICNEIIHPSCLKMGKSEGIINDEIPNCWECPKCHKEGKTSKDQTDGLGKRRMDNGEVSRWKLTDEPPASKKKSLSVEDAPRSDGPKRKKEKELPQDSGSKKKIKGAREKHLKKKVKPNSSDSSEANGPNSSSGGGHGSGTAAASALLSASQDQRSHQREKLERFKRMCQLLERVRDSSSSSSSSSESDSESDSDSPSPIAASEPSSPAYGGSARERNRRLAELGFSASEESEGESVAEVEVEGVEEPQRRRGDGARVRRAALEPEPEEEEEGVGDHRAAPAAPASPQPNTQTPPFTHTHSTVQMRFTSAPPPSPCMNQSVTLTLGAALIIL; encoded by the exons ATGTCTGGCAGTAAGGCGCTGGGCGGCGCGCGGCGGCGGCGGACTCGTTGCCGGCGCTGTCAGGCGTGTATGCGGACGGAGTGTGGCGAGTGCCATTTCTGCAAAGACATGAAGAAGTTTGGAGGCCCGGGACGCATGAAGCAGTCGTGTCTGCTACGGCAGTGCACTGCA CCGGTGCTGCCACACACAGCCGTGTGTTTTGCATGTGGTGAAGCAGGAAAGGAGGATACGGTGGAGTCTGAGGAGGAGAAGTTCAGCCTGTCCCTGATGGAGTGCACCATCTGCAATGAGATCATCCACCCCAGCTGCCTGAAG ATGGGAAAGTCTGAAGGCATCATCAACGACGAGATCCCGAACTGCTGGGAGTGCCCGAAGTGCCACAAGGAAGGAAAGACCAGTAAG GATCAGACAGACGGGCTGGGAAAGCGGCGCATGGATAATGGAGAAGTGAGCCGCTGGAAGCTGACGGATGAGCCTCCGGCCAGTAAGAAGAAGAGTCTCTCTGTGGAGGACGCGCCGCGCTCAGATGGACCCAAACGCAAGAAGGAGAAGGAGCTTCCGCAGGACAGTGGCTCCAAGAAGAAG ATTAAAGGTGCCCGTGAGAAACACCTGAAGAAG aaAGTGAAACCCAACTCCTCAGACTCCTCTGAGGCAAATGGGCCCAACTCCTCATCGGGCGGCGGGCATGGTTCGGGCACTGCAGCGGCATCGGCCTTGCTATCCGCCAGCCAGGACCAGCGATCGCACCAGCGAGAGAAGCTGGAGCGCTTCAAGAGGATGTGCCAGCTGCTGGAGCGGGTGCGGGactccagctcctcctcctcgtccAGCTCAGAGTCGGACTCGGAGTCAGACTCGGACTCTCCGTCGCCCATCGCTGCCTCTGAGCCCTCCTCTCCGGCCTACGGGGGCAGCGCCCGCGAGCGGAACCGGCGACTGGCAGAGCTGGGCTTCAGTGCCAGTGAGGAGTCTGAGGGTGAGAGCGTGGCAGAGGTGGAGGTGGAGGGCGTGGAGGAGCCGCAGCGCCGCAGGGGAGATGGTGCCCGGGTGCGCAGGGCAGCGCTGGAGCCTGAGccagaggaggaggaagagggcgTGGGGGACCATAGAGCTGCACCCGCGGCCCCCGCCTCACCGCAGCCAAACACACAGACTCcacccttcacacacacacactccacgg